A window of the Tistrella mobilis genome harbors these coding sequences:
- a CDS encoding polyamine ABC transporter substrate-binding protein, giving the protein MTNRRTRRPTTGSAAVTGLAAGIALLALGSAQAAEEKVLNVYNWSDYVAEDTVPNFEQQSGIKVNYDVYDTQDVLESKLLAGRSGYDVVGPTLAPYAARQLKSGIYQKLDKSKIPNFGNLDPKLMARVAKYDPGNEYLVPYMWGTTGIGYNVKMVKERLGENAPLDSWRLIFDPEVVSKLADCGVSVMDSPDETFPAMLNYLGLDPDGHKVEDVDKVAEAYMKIRPHIRKFHNSQYINDLANGEVCVAMGYSGDILQARDRAQEADNGNEIVYVIPTEGAQLWFDMLAIPADAPHPENAHTFINYILEPKVTAAISDYVAYANANAKATPLVSEDVRNDPGIYPSEETMNRLWVVTPHDLKYERARTRAWTRIRSGSEG; this is encoded by the coding sequence ATGACCAACCGACGCACCCGTCGCCCGACCACCGGCTCTGCGGCCGTAACCGGCCTTGCCGCCGGTATCGCGCTTCTCGCCCTGGGCAGCGCCCAGGCCGCCGAGGAGAAGGTCCTGAACGTCTATAACTGGTCGGACTACGTGGCCGAGGATACGGTCCCGAATTTCGAGCAGCAGAGCGGCATCAAGGTCAATTACGACGTCTATGACACCCAGGACGTGCTGGAGTCGAAGCTGCTCGCCGGCCGTTCCGGTTACGACGTCGTCGGTCCGACGCTCGCGCCCTATGCGGCGCGCCAGCTGAAATCGGGCATCTATCAGAAGCTCGACAAGTCGAAGATTCCGAATTTCGGCAATCTCGACCCGAAGCTGATGGCGCGGGTGGCCAAATACGATCCGGGCAACGAGTATCTGGTGCCCTATATGTGGGGCACGACCGGCATCGGCTACAACGTCAAGATGGTCAAGGAACGGCTGGGCGAGAACGCCCCGCTCGACAGCTGGCGGCTGATCTTCGACCCGGAAGTGGTCTCGAAGCTGGCCGACTGCGGCGTCTCGGTGATGGACAGCCCGGACGAGACCTTCCCGGCCATGCTCAACTATCTTGGCCTCGATCCCGACGGACATAAGGTCGAGGATGTGGACAAGGTGGCCGAGGCCTACATGAAGATCCGGCCTCATATCCGCAAGTTCCACAACAGCCAGTACATCAACGACCTGGCCAATGGCGAGGTCTGCGTGGCCATGGGCTATTCGGGCGACATCCTTCAGGCGCGTGACCGCGCCCAGGAAGCCGATAACGGCAACGAGATCGTCTATGTGATCCCGACCGAGGGCGCCCAGCTCTGGTTCGACATGCTGGCGATCCCGGCCGATGCGCCGCACCCCGAGAACGCCCACACCTTCATCAACTACATCCTCGAGCCCAAGGTGACGGCGGCGATTTCGGACTATGTCGCCTATGCCAACGCCAATGCCAAGGCGACCCCGCTGGTCTCGGAAGACGTGCGCAACGACCCCGGCATCTATCCCTCGGAAGAGACGATGAACCGGCTGTGGGTGGTGACCCCGCACGACCTGAAATACGAGCGGGCCCGCACCCGCGCCTGGACCCGGATCCGCAGCGGCAGCGAAGGCTGA
- a CDS encoding ABC transporter ATP-binding protein: protein MEQRERATRPARPAPSQPWADDDAVPYVRIVGVTKRFGDFVAVDDLSLDIYRGEFFSLLGGSGCGKTTLLRMLAGFETPTAGQILIDGVDVAQVPPYQRPVNMMFQSYALFPHMTVEQNVAFGLKQEGLPKAEIRERVADVLTLVQMQDFMRRKPDQLSGGQRQRVALARSLVKRPKLLLLDEPLGALDKKLRERTQLELVNIQESVGVTFVMVTHDQEEAMTMSSRIGVMRSGRIDQIGTPNEIYEYPTSRFVADFIGSVTMFEGYVAEEHSDGALIDSEETGGRIQVAHGVSATENQTLWVAIRPEKVRLSLTAPTDTPNVYKGVVQDIVYLGDVSTYHVRLASGKMVLATTHNMLRLAEPEISWDDEVYISWHPGNAVVLMA, encoded by the coding sequence ATGGAACAGCGCGAGCGGGCCACGCGCCCCGCCCGGCCGGCCCCGTCCCAGCCCTGGGCGGATGACGATGCCGTGCCCTATGTGCGGATCGTCGGCGTCACCAAACGCTTCGGCGATTTCGTCGCGGTCGACGACCTGTCGCTCGACATCTATCGCGGCGAGTTCTTCTCGCTGCTCGGCGGCTCCGGCTGCGGCAAGACCACGCTGCTGCGCATGCTGGCCGGCTTCGAAACCCCGACCGCGGGACAGATCCTGATCGACGGCGTCGACGTCGCCCAGGTGCCGCCCTATCAGCGGCCGGTGAACATGATGTTCCAGTCCTACGCCCTGTTCCCCCATATGACCGTGGAGCAGAACGTGGCGTTCGGGCTGAAGCAGGAAGGGCTGCCCAAGGCGGAGATCCGCGAGCGGGTGGCCGACGTCCTGACGCTGGTCCAGATGCAGGACTTCATGCGCCGCAAGCCCGACCAGCTGTCGGGCGGCCAGCGCCAGCGCGTGGCCCTGGCGCGCAGCCTGGTCAAGCGGCCGAAGCTGCTGCTGCTCGACGAGCCTCTGGGCGCGCTCGACAAGAAGCTCAGGGAACGCACCCAGCTGGAGCTGGTCAATATTCAGGAATCGGTCGGCGTCACCTTCGTCATGGTCACCCACGACCAGGAAGAAGCGATGACGATGTCGAGCCGGATCGGCGTGATGCGCTCGGGCCGGATCGACCAGATCGGCACCCCCAACGAGATCTACGAGTACCCGACCAGCCGTTTCGTCGCCGACTTCATCGGCTCGGTGACGATGTTCGAAGGCTACGTCGCCGAAGAACATTCCGACGGCGCGCTGATCGACAGCGAGGAGACCGGCGGCCGGATTCAGGTCGCACACGGGGTGTCTGCGACCGAGAACCAGACGCTCTGGGTGGCCATCCGCCCCGAGAAGGTCCGGCTCAGCCTGACGGCCCCCACCGACACGCCCAATGTGTATAAGGGCGTGGTGCAGGACATCGTCTATCTGGGCGATGTGTCGACCTATCACGTGCGCCTGGCGAGCGGGAAGATGGTGCTGGCCACCACCCACAACATGCTGCGCCTGGCCGAGCCCGAGATCTCGTGGGATGACGAGGTCTACATCTCGTGGCATCCCGGCAATGCCGTGGTGCTGATGGCCTGA
- a CDS encoding glutamine synthetase family protein — MDSLADWLKANAITEIECLVPDLSGVARGKILPADKFVRSLTSHGLRLPEPVFTQTVTGEYPDEDITDEAMPDVWMKPDENSIRKVPWYVDATAQVLCDCYYLDGRPCDIAPRYVLRRVLQRFADKGWAPVVAPELEFFLVKINHDPDYPLEPPVGRSGRPETGRQAFGIDAVNEFDPLFEEMYDFCEAQEIDIDTLTHEAGAAQMEINFNHGNPLDLADQTFLFKRTVREAAIRHKVYATFMAKPMQREPGSAMHIHQSLTDVETGRNLFVGEGGASSELLYGFIAGLQKYLPAVMPLIAPNVNSYRRLIRHSDAPINVDWGYENRTCGLRVPHSEPDARRIENRVPGADANPYLAIAASLACGYLGMMEGLTPTEPLRGSAYVRAHGLPRHLPDALSQLADCDPLVELLGERFVKVLIAVKEAEYDAYSSVISSWERECLLLNV, encoded by the coding sequence ATGGACAGCCTTGCGGACTGGCTCAAAGCCAACGCGATCACCGAAATCGAATGCCTGGTGCCGGATCTGAGCGGGGTGGCCCGCGGCAAGATCCTGCCCGCCGACAAATTCGTCCGCAGCCTGACGAGCCACGGGCTCCGGCTGCCGGAACCGGTCTTCACCCAGACGGTCACCGGGGAATACCCCGACGAGGACATCACCGACGAGGCGATGCCCGATGTCTGGATGAAGCCCGACGAGAATTCCATCCGCAAGGTTCCCTGGTATGTCGACGCCACCGCCCAGGTGCTGTGCGACTGCTATTATCTCGACGGCCGCCCCTGCGACATCGCCCCACGCTACGTGCTGCGCCGGGTGCTTCAGCGCTTCGCCGACAAGGGCTGGGCCCCGGTGGTGGCGCCGGAGCTGGAATTCTTCCTGGTCAAGATCAACCACGATCCCGACTATCCGCTGGAGCCGCCGGTCGGCCGCAGCGGCCGGCCCGAGACCGGGCGCCAGGCCTTCGGCATCGATGCCGTCAACGAGTTCGATCCGCTGTTCGAAGAGATGTACGACTTCTGCGAAGCGCAGGAGATCGACATCGACACCCTGACCCACGAGGCGGGTGCCGCACAGATGGAGATCAACTTCAACCACGGCAATCCGCTGGATCTGGCCGACCAGACCTTCCTGTTCAAGCGCACGGTCCGCGAGGCGGCGATCCGGCACAAGGTCTATGCGACCTTCATGGCCAAGCCCATGCAGCGCGAGCCGGGCAGTGCCATGCACATCCATCAGTCGCTGACCGATGTCGAAACCGGCCGGAACCTGTTCGTCGGTGAAGGCGGGGCCAGTTCGGAACTGCTCTACGGCTTCATTGCCGGCCTGCAGAAATACCTGCCGGCCGTGATGCCGCTGATCGCGCCCAATGTGAACAGCTACCGTCGGCTGATCCGCCATTCCGATGCGCCGATCAATGTCGACTGGGGCTATGAGAACCGGACCTGCGGCCTGCGCGTGCCGCATTCCGAGCCCGATGCGCGGCGGATCGAAAACCGGGTGCCGGGCGCGGACGCCAATCCCTATCTCGCCATCGCCGCCAGCCTGGCCTGCGGCTATCTGGGCATGATGGAGGGGCTGACGCCCACCGAACCGCTGCGCGGATCGGCCTATGTCCGTGCCCATGGCCTGCCCCGCCACCTGCCCGATGCGCTGTCGCAGCTGGCCGATTGCGATCCGCTGGTCGAGCTTCTGGGCGAACGCTTCGTGAAGGTGCTGATCGCGGTCAAGGAGGCCGAATACGACGCCTATTCCAGCGTGATCTCCTCGTGGGAACGGGAGTGTCTGCTGCTCAACGTCTGA
- a CDS encoding ABC transporter permease subunit, whose product MADLETPAATPDAGRRLRLPMPGRGIVVAMPYVWLLAFFLLPFVIILKISFAEAIIGQPPYTPLLEWVDDLALTITVNLGNYAYLLDDPLYIHAYLNSAELAAVSTIVSLLLGYPLAYAIARSDQKIRPLLLLLIVLPFWTSFLIRVYAWIGLLQSNGLINNALMWAGVISEPLPLINNNFAVVIGIVYSYLPFMVLPLYATLEKMDLSLLEAAADLGCRPVKAFFAITLPLSMPGVIAGAMLVFIPAMGEFVIPDLLGGPDTVMIGRVLWNEFFQNRDWPVASAVAIAMLLLLVVPIMIFQNVQARGAGRG is encoded by the coding sequence ATGGCCGATCTCGAAACGCCCGCAGCAACGCCCGATGCCGGCCGTCGCCTGCGCCTGCCGATGCCCGGCAGGGGCATCGTGGTGGCGATGCCCTATGTCTGGCTGCTCGCCTTCTTTCTGCTGCCCTTCGTCATCATCCTGAAGATCAGCTTCGCCGAGGCGATCATCGGCCAGCCGCCCTACACGCCGCTGCTGGAATGGGTCGACGATCTGGCGCTGACCATCACGGTCAATCTCGGCAACTACGCCTATCTGCTCGACGATCCGCTCTATATCCACGCCTATCTGAACAGTGCGGAACTGGCGGCGGTCTCGACCATCGTCTCGCTGCTGCTCGGCTATCCGCTGGCCTATGCGATCGCCCGCAGCGACCAGAAGATCCGGCCGCTGCTGCTGCTGCTGATCGTGCTGCCGTTCTGGACCTCGTTCCTGATCCGGGTCTATGCCTGGATCGGGCTGCTGCAGAGCAACGGCCTCATCAACAATGCCCTGATGTGGGCGGGCGTGATCAGCGAGCCGCTGCCGCTGATCAACAACAACTTCGCGGTGGTGATCGGCATCGTCTACAGCTACCTGCCCTTCATGGTGCTGCCGCTTTATGCCACGCTCGAAAAGATGGATCTCAGCCTTCTGGAAGCGGCGGCGGATCTGGGATGCCGGCCGGTGAAGGCGTTTTTCGCCATCACCCTGCCGCTTTCCATGCCGGGCGTGATCGCCGGCGCCATGCTGGTCTTCATCCCGGCAATGGGCGAGTTCGTCATCCCCGACCTGCTGGGCGGGCCGGACACGGTGATGATCGGCCGGGTGCTGTGGAACGAATTCTTCCAGAACCGCGACTGGCCGGTGGCATCCGCGGTCGCCATCGCCATGCTGCTGCTGCTGGTGGTGCCGATCATGATCTTCCAGAACGTGCAGGCGCGCGGCGCCGGGCGCGGGTAA
- a CDS encoding enoyl-CoA hydratase-related protein, which produces MVFEDIAYAVDGPVATISFARPEVMNAARNETHLELQAALDAADRDDAVRAVIVTGTGRAFCAGTDISDGFRLPAGGDPATGEGVPADVGGVTVLRLFRMRKPVIAAINGAAAGFGATFTLAMDIRLAAETAKFAFPFTRRGICAESCSSWFLPRLVGMQTAQDWMLTGRTFPASEALARGLVHELLAAENLLPRARALALDIAENCAPVSVALNRQLLWRMMGADHPEIAHALESRAVAARMASDDVREGVDSFKERRAPRFGDGLADAPYMTAWWPDLKA; this is translated from the coding sequence ATGGTCTTCGAGGACATCGCCTATGCGGTGGACGGCCCGGTCGCGACGATCAGCTTCGCGCGTCCGGAGGTGATGAACGCGGCGCGGAACGAGACCCATCTGGAGCTGCAGGCCGCGCTGGATGCAGCCGATCGGGACGATGCCGTGCGTGCGGTGATCGTGACCGGTACCGGCCGGGCCTTCTGCGCCGGCACCGACATCTCGGACGGCTTTCGCCTGCCGGCCGGCGGCGATCCGGCGACGGGGGAGGGGGTGCCTGCGGATGTGGGCGGCGTGACCGTGCTGCGGCTGTTCCGGATGCGCAAGCCGGTGATCGCGGCGATCAACGGGGCCGCGGCGGGCTTCGGAGCCACGTTCACCCTGGCCATGGACATCCGGCTGGCGGCGGAAACGGCGAAGTTTGCTTTCCCCTTCACCCGGCGGGGCATTTGTGCCGAGAGCTGTTCCAGCTGGTTTCTGCCCCGGCTGGTGGGCATGCAGACCGCCCAGGACTGGATGCTGACCGGGCGAACCTTCCCGGCCTCTGAAGCCCTGGCGCGCGGGCTGGTCCATGAGCTTCTGGCCGCGGAAAACCTGTTGCCGCGGGCACGGGCGCTGGCGCTGGACATCGCGGAGAACTGCGCCCCGGTCTCGGTGGCGCTGAACCGCCAGCTGCTGTGGCGGATGATGGGGGCGGATCATCCTGAGATCGCGCACGCGCTGGAGAGCCGGGCGGTCGCGGCCCGGATGGCGAGCGACGATGTGCGCGAGGGCGTCGACAGCTTCAAGGAGCGCCGGGCGCCGCGCTTCGGCGACGGGCTGGCCGATGCGCCCTACATGACCGCCTGGTGGCCCGATCTCAAGGCGTAA
- a CDS encoding TRAP transporter large permease, producing MSHDIILLIVAGWFVFFLLLGQHVATVLLGTGIVGILLWTGPRVLNGVLGQDVFYTASNYSLSIIPLYLLMAQLLLRGGLVLDLFRVGHRMAGYRRFPLGVATLVIGGLLGAVSGSGAASAASLATLSAPELERVGYSRRFAIGLAAVAGSLSAVIPPSLIVIIYGAITSVPIGALFIGLLGPGLLCMLVYIGCLALFEELRPEGAAPGARPDQPSELERGALGASLFMMALMLVVFGGIYTGIITVGEAGAVGAFTALVGLTLMRRIGWRDLAAALADSVKISAMLMLIVIGAQIFARFLAFSRLPRDLLALAEPLVGSPGLLVAVLMAVLFVAGMILESAAVILLIVPIVLPMLEAAGIDLLWFGVLASFMIALGLLTPPVGLSAYAAAAAQRHPVAEVFRPAGKFALASAVIVIGATILFPGIVTWLPGNLR from the coding sequence ATGTCCCACGACATCATCCTGCTGATCGTCGCCGGCTGGTTCGTCTTTTTCCTGCTGCTCGGCCAGCATGTCGCCACGGTCCTGCTGGGGACCGGCATCGTCGGCATCCTGCTCTGGACCGGCCCGCGGGTGCTGAACGGCGTGCTCGGCCAGGACGTGTTCTACACGGCGTCGAACTATTCGCTGTCGATCATCCCGCTCTACCTGCTGATGGCACAGCTGCTGCTCCGCGGCGGGCTGGTGCTCGACCTGTTCCGCGTCGGCCATCGCATGGCCGGCTACCGGCGCTTTCCGCTCGGCGTCGCCACGCTGGTGATCGGCGGGCTGCTGGGCGCGGTCTCGGGTTCGGGGGCCGCCTCCGCCGCCTCGCTCGCGACCCTCTCGGCCCCGGAACTGGAACGTGTCGGCTACAGCCGCCGTTTCGCGATCGGCCTTGCGGCGGTGGCGGGTTCGCTCTCGGCGGTCATTCCGCCCAGCCTGATCGTGATCATCTACGGCGCCATCACCTCGGTGCCGATCGGCGCTCTGTTCATCGGTCTGCTCGGCCCCGGGCTGCTGTGCATGCTGGTCTATATCGGCTGCCTCGCGCTGTTCGAGGAACTGCGCCCGGAAGGTGCCGCCCCCGGCGCCCGCCCCGATCAGCCGTCCGAGCTGGAGCGGGGCGCGCTCGGGGCCTCGCTGTTCATGATGGCCCTGATGCTGGTGGTGTTCGGCGGGATCTATACCGGCATCATCACCGTGGGTGAGGCCGGTGCCGTCGGCGCCTTCACCGCCCTGGTCGGCCTCACCCTCATGCGCAGGATCGGCTGGCGCGATCTGGCGGCGGCATTGGCCGACAGCGTCAAGATCTCGGCCATGCTGATGCTGATCGTGATCGGGGCCCAGATCTTTGCCCGCTTCCTCGCCTTCTCGCGCCTGCCCCGCGATCTGCTGGCGCTCGCCGAGCCGCTGGTCGGCTCGCCCGGCCTGCTGGTTGCGGTGCTGATGGCGGTGCTGTTCGTCGCCGGCATGATCCTGGAGAGCGCCGCGGTGATCCTGCTGATCGTGCCGATCGTGCTGCCGATGCTGGAGGCCGCCGGTATCGACCTGCTCTGGTTCGGCGTGCTGGCCAGCTTCATGATCGCCCTCGGCCTGCTGACGCCCCCGGTCGGCCTTTCGGCCTATGCCGCCGCGGCGGCCCAACGTCATCCGGTGGCCGAAGTCTTCCGCCCGGCCGGCAAATTCGCGCTCGCCTCGGCCGTGATCGTCATCGGCGCCACGATCCTCTTCCCCGGGATCGTCACCTGGCTGCCCGGCAACCTCAGGTGA
- a CDS encoding ABC transporter permease subunit: MATRFPWFRLTSLLVGFLFLYVPILLLIVYSFNESRLVTVWAGFSPKWYGELLRDDAILNAAWVSFRIAAISATLALILGTMAAVALVRFGRFRGRTLFSGMISAPLVMPEVITGLSLLLLFVTLEQMIGWPAGRGVMTIIIAHVTFSTAYVAVIVQSRLASFDISLEEAALDLGAHPAKVFFVITLPIIAPALVAGWLLSFTLSLDDLVIASFVSGPASSTLPMVIFSSVRLGVSPKINALATILVVLVTIAVVLAARMMRKSGSLAQSAQN; the protein is encoded by the coding sequence ATGGCCACCCGTTTTCCCTGGTTCCGCCTCACCTCGCTGCTGGTCGGCTTCCTGTTTCTCTATGTGCCGATCCTGCTGCTGATCGTCTATTCCTTCAACGAGTCGCGCCTGGTCACCGTCTGGGCCGGGTTCTCGCCCAAATGGTATGGCGAGCTGCTGCGGGACGATGCCATCCTGAACGCGGCCTGGGTCAGCTTCCGGATCGCCGCGATCTCGGCCACGCTGGCCCTGATCCTGGGGACGATGGCCGCCGTGGCGCTGGTGCGCTTCGGCCGGTTCCGGGGCCGGACCCTGTTCTCGGGCATGATCAGCGCGCCGCTGGTGATGCCCGAGGTCATCACCGGCCTGTCGCTGCTGCTGCTGTTCGTGACGCTTGAACAGATGATCGGCTGGCCGGCCGGCCGCGGGGTGATGACCATCATCATCGCCCATGTCACCTTCTCCACCGCCTATGTCGCGGTCATCGTCCAGTCGCGGCTGGCGAGCTTCGACATCAGCCTGGAAGAGGCGGCGCTGGATCTGGGCGCCCATCCGGCCAAGGTGTTCTTCGTGATCACCCTGCCGATCATCGCCCCGGCGCTGGTGGCGGGCTGGCTTTTGTCCTTCACCCTGTCGCTCGACGATCTGGTGATCGCAAGCTTCGTCTCGGGCCCTGCCTCCAGCACCCTGCCGATGGTCATCTTCTCAAGCGTGCGTCTGGGCGTCAGCCCCAAGATCAATGCTCTTGCCACCATTCTGGTGGTGCTGGTGACGATCGCGGTGGTCCTGGCGGCGCGGATGATGCGCAAGTCGGGCAGCCTTGCCCAATCGGCACAGAACTAG
- a CDS encoding ABC transporter ATP-binding protein: MIAAETASRPAADAARTPLLRIQGLVREYRLPRERLTQAPPVLRALDGVDLEMAPGESVGIVGESGCGKSTLARTVVALEAPSAGKVWFDGDDLFALKGRDLLKRRRDLQMVFQDPYGSLDPRHKVERIIAEPMEGLHVGTRGERAGRVAEALAQVGLRPTDADRYPHEFSGGQRQRIAIARALITRPKLIVADEAVSALDVSVQSQVLNLMMDLQAAVGMGYLFISHDLGVVGHVTDRVAVMYLGRIVETGATAEIFRAPAHPYTQMLLGAVPVPDPARSRRRRARQTADQGPALQPQAAGQSKPACAFMPRCARATARCGTERPELKPVAGGRLAACHHV; this comes from the coding sequence ATGATCGCTGCCGAGACTGCCTCCCGGCCCGCAGCCGATGCCGCCCGGACGCCCCTGCTGCGCATTCAGGGGCTGGTGCGCGAATACCGCCTGCCGCGCGAGCGGCTGACCCAGGCACCGCCGGTGCTGCGGGCGCTGGACGGTGTCGATCTCGAGATGGCGCCGGGCGAAAGCGTCGGCATCGTGGGTGAGTCGGGCTGCGGCAAGTCGACCCTGGCCCGCACCGTGGTGGCGTTGGAAGCCCCGAGCGCCGGCAAGGTCTGGTTCGACGGCGACGACCTGTTCGCGCTGAAAGGCCGCGACCTGCTGAAGCGGCGCCGCGACCTGCAGATGGTATTCCAGGATCCCTACGGCTCGCTGGATCCGCGCCACAAGGTGGAGCGGATCATCGCCGAGCCGATGGAGGGGCTGCATGTCGGCACCCGGGGCGAGCGCGCCGGCCGGGTTGCCGAGGCCCTGGCCCAGGTGGGTCTGCGCCCGACCGATGCCGACCGCTACCCGCACGAGTTCTCGGGCGGCCAGCGCCAGCGCATCGCCATCGCCCGGGCCCTGATCACCCGGCCGAAGCTGATCGTGGCCGACGAGGCGGTCTCGGCGCTCGACGTCTCGGTACAGTCGCAGGTGCTGAACCTGATGATGGACCTGCAGGCGGCCGTCGGCATGGGCTATCTGTTCATCAGCCACGATCTGGGCGTGGTCGGCCATGTCACCGACCGGGTCGCGGTGATGTATCTGGGCCGGATCGTCGAGACCGGTGCGACCGCCGAGATCTTCCGCGCGCCGGCCCACCCCTACACGCAGATGCTGCTGGGGGCGGTGCCGGTGCCCGATCCCGCCCGCAGCCGCAGGCGACGTGCCCGCCAGACGGCCGATCAGGGCCCCGCTCTGCAGCCCCAGGCGGCCGGCCAGTCGAAGCCGGCCTGCGCCTTCATGCCCCGCTGCGCCCGCGCCACGGCCCGCTGCGGCACGGAACGCCCGGAGCTGAAGCCCGTTGCCGGGGGGCGCCTGGCCGCCTGTCATCACGTCTGA
- a CDS encoding TRAP transporter substrate-binding protein has protein sequence MNRFAVTALAGCLSVAATGAQAGADLIMASSLPQVHFWVGKHMDLFADAIEERSHGDISFTRFYAGELTSVGRELDALQGGAIDVAAPLLAPYHEGAFPLSDVTQLPTVGTSSVTQTKAFLALMDSKTELVDGKTFYDYEIAAKGIHAWPVGTTAAYAISFANKTPKSAADLKGMPLRAGSALHTIFLSELGATPVTMPSSASYEALSRGTVEGTILSIGDWRSYSLQDVLTYTVTGVAVGHWGSYLAISDTGWTRLSADEQKLWAETAREIALRNAELIEAQDTEVREAAAAKGSTFADLSTIAPDLKAAIETASTATWRRWVEQTEAAGHPGLATARLWAKLVQDQGGKLPEGVAAYLEKGA, from the coding sequence ATGAACCGCTTCGCCGTGACCGCCCTCGCCGGCTGTCTCTCCGTCGCCGCCACCGGTGCCCAGGCCGGCGCCGATCTGATCATGGCATCGTCGCTGCCCCAGGTGCATTTCTGGGTCGGCAAGCACATGGATCTCTTTGCCGACGCGATCGAAGAGCGCAGCCACGGCGATATCTCCTTCACCCGCTTCTATGCCGGCGAACTCACCTCGGTCGGCCGTGAACTCGACGCACTGCAGGGTGGTGCGATCGACGTGGCCGCCCCCCTGCTCGCCCCCTATCACGAGGGCGCCTTCCCGCTCTCCGACGTCACCCAGCTGCCGACGGTCGGCACCAGCTCCGTCACCCAGACCAAGGCCTTTCTGGCGCTGATGGACAGCAAGACCGAACTGGTCGACGGCAAGACCTTCTACGACTACGAAATCGCCGCCAAGGGCATCCATGCCTGGCCGGTCGGGACCACGGCGGCCTATGCGATCAGCTTCGCCAACAAGACGCCCAAATCGGCCGCCGACCTGAAGGGCATGCCGCTCCGCGCCGGCTCCGCCCTGCACACCATCTTCCTGAGCGAGCTTGGCGCCACGCCCGTCACCATGCCCTCTTCGGCATCCTATGAAGCGCTGTCGCGCGGCACGGTCGAAGGCACGATCCTGTCGATCGGCGACTGGCGGTCCTATTCGCTGCAGGATGTGCTGACCTATACCGTCACCGGCGTCGCCGTCGGCCATTGGGGCAGCTATCTCGCCATCTCGGACACCGGCTGGACCAGGCTTTCCGCCGACGAGCAGAAGCTCTGGGCCGAGACTGCACGCGAGATCGCGCTGCGCAATGCCGAGCTGATCGAGGCGCAGGACACCGAAGTGCGCGAGGCGGCCGCCGCCAAGGGCTCGACCTTCGCCGATCTCTCGACCATCGCCCCCGATCTCAAGGCCGCGATCGAAACCGCATCGACCGCCACCTGGCGGCGCTGGGTGGAGCAGACCGAGGCCGCCGGCCATCCGGGCCTCGCCACCGCCCGCCTCTGGGCGAAGCTGGTTCAGGACCAGGGCGGCAAGCTGCCTGAAGGTGTGGCGGCCTATCTCGAAAAGGGGGCCTGA
- a CDS encoding phosphotransferase family protein, producing the protein MTMITPPSDIDAQALATYLAARVDGAGPAVSLTRLGGGQSNPTYFLDTGSRRLVLRKRPAGTLLPSAHAVDREYRVQAALADTGVAVPRMVHFCDDPAVIGTQFYVMERVDGRVLHDNALPDIPIGDRAAYFEALARMLAAIHAVDVAAVGLGDYGRSGGFAARQIARWTKQWQLSATAADPAMERLIDWLPRNLPEDDHTTLVHGDFRLGNVMFHPTEPRIVAVLDWELSTLGHPLADLAHSCIYTWMMRPDEYGRGLAGLDRAALGLPEMDAFCRAYFQASGQAGPLTRFHLVLALFRNAVIFEGIAARARQGNAASDDAAEVGRLAPALAARGVALIEEATA; encoded by the coding sequence ATGACCATGATCACCCCGCCTTCCGACATCGACGCACAGGCCCTGGCCACCTATCTGGCGGCACGGGTCGACGGCGCCGGCCCCGCCGTCAGCCTCACCCGCCTTGGCGGCGGCCAGTCCAACCCGACCTATTTCCTCGACACCGGCAGCCGGCGTCTGGTGCTGCGCAAGCGGCCGGCAGGCACGTTGCTGCCGTCGGCCCATGCGGTCGATCGGGAATACCGGGTGCAGGCGGCGCTGGCCGATACCGGTGTCGCGGTGCCGCGCATGGTCCATTTCTGCGACGATCCGGCGGTCATCGGCACCCAGTTCTATGTGATGGAGCGGGTGGACGGCCGCGTGCTGCACGACAACGCCCTGCCCGACATCCCGATCGGCGACCGCGCGGCCTATTTCGAGGCCCTCGCCCGCATGCTCGCGGCCATCCACGCGGTCGATGTCGCCGCGGTCGGGCTTGGCGATTACGGCCGCAGCGGCGGTTTCGCCGCCCGCCAGATCGCGCGCTGGACAAAGCAATGGCAGCTCTCGGCCACCGCCGCCGATCCGGCGATGGAGCGGCTGATCGACTGGCTGCCCCGCAACCTGCCCGAGGATGACCACACCACCCTGGTCCATGGCGATTTCCGCCTGGGCAATGTGATGTTCCACCCGACCGAGCCCCGCATCGTGGCGGTGCTCGACTGGGAGCTGTCGACCCTGGGCCACCCGCTCGCCGATCTCGCCCACAGCTGCATCTACACCTGGATGATGCGGCCGGACGAATATGGCCGGGGCCTCGCCGGGCTCGACCGCGCAGCGCTGGGCCTGCCCGAGATGGACGCCTTCTGCCGGGCCTATTTCCAAGCCTCGGGCCAGGCCGGCCCGCTCACCCGCTTCCATCTGGTGCTCGCCCTGTTCCGCAATGCGGTGATCTTCGAAGGCATCGCCGCCCGCGCCCGCCAGGGCAATGCGGCATCCGATGACGCCGCCGAAGTCGGCCGGCTGGCGCCGGCCCTGGCTGCCCGGGGTGTGGCCCTCATCGAAGAGGCCACCGCCTGA